The DNA sequence GGATGTTGGAGAAGAGCGACTGCAGGGAATCCTGTTGTCCAAGCTGCATGGTTATGAAGCGGCCATGAGGCAGGAAGAATTGGTGGAAAACGCTTTGCGGCATCCCGTCGGGAGCCCCGGGCTTTCGTCGTTGGCCGACGGGAAAAAGAAGGTTGTGCTCATCGCCAGTGACCATACGCGTCCTGTTCCCAGCAAGCTGATGGTTCCTGCTATGCTTCGTGATATACGGGAGGGGAATCCTGATGCCGAAATTACCATCCTTATCGCAACCGGCTGTCATAGAGGGACGACGGAGGATGAACTCATCAGTAAATTCGGTTCCGACATCGTCCGAAATGAACATATCTGCATCCATGATTGTGATGACCGGCTAAATATGGTCAAGATAGGTACATTGCCGAGCGGCGGTGAATGTTTCATCAACCGCATAGCCGTTGAAGCGGACCTGCTTGTTTCCGAAGGGTTCATCGAACCTCATTTCTTTGCAGGTTTCTCAGGTGCCCGTAAGAGTGTCCTTCCCGGGGTCGCGAGCCGGGAAACCGTTCTGGCGAACCATTGTTCTGAATTCATCACGCATCCCAAGGCCAGGACAGGCATCCTTGAAGGAAATCCCATACACAGGGATATGGTCTGGGCTGCAAGGAAGGCCGGCTTGGCATTTATCTTGAACGTGGTCATCAATTCCCGTAAGGAAATCATCCATGCCGTCGCGGGGGACATGGAGGAATCCCATGTGCAAGGTTGCCGTTTCCTCGACGGTCTGTGTCGCGTTGAGGCACGTCCTGCGGATATCGTCATCTCGACCAATGGAGGATATCCCCTCGATCAGAATATCTATCAGGCGGTCAAGGGCATGACTGCAGCCGAAGTGACGGTCAGGAAAGGAGGGGTCATCATAATGGTGTCCAGATCCGAAGACGGGCATGGCGGCGAAGGATTCTTCCATCAGATGGCTGATGAACCGGATATCTACAGGACCATGGATCTCTTCCTCTCACGTGGGCGGAACGAAACGGTCGCAGATCAGTGGCAAACGCAGATATTCATCCGGGTACTTCAGAAAGCCCATGTCATTTTTGTATCGCAGGCACCAGACCGGATGGTCCGTGCACTCCATATGATCCCGGCACACTCCCTTCAGGAGGCGATGGCGGAAGCCGAAGCCCTTATCGGTCGTCACCATGCCACGGTCACGGCCATTCCTGATGGCGTGTCCGTGATA is a window from the Sediminispirochaeta bajacaliforniensis DSM 16054 genome containing:
- the larA gene encoding nickel-dependent lactate racemase → MIIEFPYGKESLKLDVGEERLQGILLSKLHGYEAAMRQEELVENALRHPVGSPGLSSLADGKKKVVLIASDHTRPVPSKLMVPAMLRDIREGNPDAEITILIATGCHRGTTEDELISKFGSDIVRNEHICIHDCDDRLNMVKIGTLPSGGECFINRIAVEADLLVSEGFIEPHFFAGFSGARKSVLPGVASRETVLANHCSEFITHPKARTGILEGNPIHRDMVWAARKAGLAFILNVVINSRKEIIHAVAGDMEESHVQGCRFLDGLCRVEARPADIVISTNGGYPLDQNIYQAVKGMTAAEVTVRKGGVIIMVSRSEDGHGGEGFFHQMADEPDIYRTMDLFLSRGRNETVADQWQTQIFIRVLQKAHVIFVSQAPDRMVRALHMIPAHSLQEAMAEAEALIGRHHATVTAIPDGVSVIVVQ